The DNA region aCACTAACTGCCATCACATcacgattgattgattcactttatttttatagtttttcatcatcatcatcatcgtatttttgtccatttttctggttgaataaatggttggttgttgtttttttttttgaaatttcagATGAACGTCAGAGACTTAGCGACTTCTTTTGTTTATgtgtcggtgtgtgtgtgtgtgtgtgtatgtgtagtACTAAGAGACAAAagcaaaattgaaaaaaaggttggattattttgattcattttttctggaaaattttttccactttaaTCATTTTGCCGATAATTGACATAGATCAAATGTTTGCGTCAGAATGGTATCGATTTCTTTTCGATGTACACTGGCTAAACCTACAGCTGGTGCTTCCAAATGTCCACGTCCAACATATTGCAATTTGGTTTGAtgtaaaatattttgaaaacgTGGCCGTATAAATGTCCATGCACCCATATTACGATGTTCTTCTTGGCTCCAGATTAGAtctgtttgaaaataaagatgGATATATGATTGTTTTAAAATGTcaatggtttttgtttttgttcacacTAACTTTTTGCATTTGGATAACGTTTTAAAATGGCCACTAATTCAGCTGCTGGAAATGGACATAATTCTTCGATACGTACAATTgctattgatgataattttgactGATCATCGCCGAAAAGATGTTGCCGTTGTTTTTCCAATGTATAATAATGTTTACCTGAACagaatattattgatttaacATTCGATACGGTATTTTTCATATCGATtggatcaatttgaaaacaatgtGTAGGCATATAATGTACAGGATCATCTAGTACCGGTGCAAAATGTGATCGTTCCATAGAAAGATCTTCAATATTCGATTGACAACGTGGATGTCGTAGAAGCATTTTTGGCCCCATTACTACCAATGGTTTACGATATGGTCGTATCATTTGTCGccgtaatgaatgaaaatattgtgCCGGTGTTGTTGGATAAATGATTGACCAATTAACATTATCGGAATCGATTTCTGTTTcagatgaatttgaaatctgTAAAAATCTTTCTAATCTTGCTGATGTATGTTCAGGTCCTGTaaattgattggaaaaaaatgaattaattaatcaatcgaaaaaagtGATCGATTCAGAAAAAACTAACCAGCACCATCATAACCatttggtaataataatgttaatgaACTTTGTAAAAGCCATTTGCCTTCACCACTTGAAACAAGTGTATCGATAATTGTTTGAGCACCgttgaaaaaatcaccaaATTGTGCCTCCCAAATGGCCAATACATTTGAAGTGGTTAAACTAAGACCATATTCATAGGCCATAACAGCCTCTTCGGATAGAATTGAATTACAAACTTCAAGTTGaccaatattatcatttttccatGGTAAATAATCTTGATGTTCATTGGccaaatcattcaatggtACATGAacatcatttgttgattgatcaacaatcataCAATGTCGTTGGCTAAATGTACCACGTCCAACATCCTGGCCAGATATTCGTACATCATATCcttgatataataatgaaccaaATGCCAATGTTTCGGCCAATGACCAATCAAGATTTTTACCCGAATTAAAACGTGCTGAACGATCatcgaaaacttttttcaatgttttatgTAGATTCCAATCATTTGGTGATTGGGTGGAAACACGACCAATATGTTTTAATAATGCTTCTGGTACAGATGTATCCCATCTAGTTATATGATCACTGCTTGGCCATTGAACATCTTTCCATAAACTTTTCGCATTCGATATGATCACCGGTACCGATGGTGGTTTATATTCATTAACATTCGTCAATGAATCATTAAGCATTtgattatattcatcaataattgctgtaattttttcttgtgacatttcaattttttcagcATATGATCGTGGTATTGATTttcttgaatgaattttttcatacattttTGGATTCGTAAATGTTGGATCATCCAATTCATTATGGCCCCAACGACGATAACAAACAAGATTGATTGCAACAtcttttcgaaatttttgcCGATAATTATATGCTAAACGTGCTGCACGTGCAACCAAATCAGGATGATCACCATTAACATGTATTATTGGTgcattgatcattttcaatggatccgtacaatataatgatgaacgtGATTGATACATACGGCCAGGAGTTGTATAGCCAACCTGATTATTAACCACAAGATGTATTGATCCATTTGTCATATAATGTTCAACATTTGCTAATGCCAATGTTTCCATTATAATACCTTGTCCAGTGAATGATGCATCACCATGTATTTGTAATGGCAgaatattggaaaatttaCTGACATCATCAGTATTCCAAGAATATGGACCAATACGTTTATGCATCATTTGGCCACGACTATAACCACAAACCATTGGCGCAACAACTTCTAAATGCGATGGATTCGGTAATAATGTTGCCACAAGATTCTTttcgaattcaatttgtgTATAAAGATGTGATAATACATCACCaataatcattgttgatgatttacgattattatattgaaaatcaaattcatcacgTCCAGATAGTTTATGAAATAATGCTTTAGCTGGATATTGTAGTTTATTTACCAATAAATTTAAACGTCCACGATGTGGCATTCCAATTATTAGTTCATTCATAAAATCACCATTTTCGCTTTGGTCATTTTGTTGTAATAATcgtaataattcatcaataaaaataatcattgtttCAGCACCTTCACAACCATAACGTTTGactgattgaaattttcgcGCAAGAAAATGATCCAATGCTTCGGTTATTAGTAAATCTTTTGCCACCAATTCTGTATTATCGAATGGCAGCGGATTTTCATGTTCacgttcaatttgttttgcaAACCacgttttttcatcaaatgataatacatgatcaaattcaaaaccaATATTTCTACAATACatgttgaataaatgatgaataaattctttcTTGTCCACTGATGATGCAACAGGTTCACTATccagaaatttttccaaattaaCACCCAAAATTGGACTTAATTTCTGTgtgaattgatgaaaatcattgttgtttgaatcagTGATTGGATCAACATCGGTTAGATTTGCCAATGACAATGGATCTAATTGACAGAGAAGATGTCCACGTTTTTGAAATGCTTGTTTCACCATCGAATAAGACAATGGTAATCCATTATCAACCTGTTGATTTTGTGaccattcatcaatattcaaaCGATATGGTTGTGTATTACCGAAAATAcctgaatgaaattcaaagtcaacagaaaaaaaaattgattcaaatcatttattcataacCATCTCACCTAACCTTTGACTGGATGATAAAATCTTCTGGATatttgatgaacaattaACCTTGAtgatgtcaatgatgataattgaggccacatttttttctattccttacacacacacacatacacacccaCACTGAAATATACAATTGAACAAGAAAACTCTCAAGAAAAACAACCttcaaaaaaatgtattccAAGTatatcaataatgatcatcagctgatctcttttcttttttttcgcatcattttgttatcacaaaatcaaatgatgttatcaatcaacagcaacagcaaggGACAACGgcaaaatcatttgatttaaccaaagataaataaaaacaaacaacgcCATCTTTCGATGGTTGTTTTTGCCATCTTTTGGTAATAATTGTTGATGtgttataataaaaaatcgtTCAACCAAATGGTCAAAAGATTGACAACATTACAACTTCCACTAGTAAAATGgcagttttgtttttgttatttttttttgaaaaaatgacattcaacaacaacaacaacaacaacgacaaaaaaaactattctCGTGACCATTCTCTGGACATAGTCAGAGATTTATGAATCAGAATATTCAAGttcatttaattgattgcaacaacagaaattatcaattttttttctgaatgcataaaaaaaaacaaaaacaaaaaaaaattgcaacaaCCACACACCGacaccaacaccaacaacagcaaacaaCGACAGtaagagataaaaaaaaccaaaaaccaaaaaaaaaaaaaaaaaaaaaaaacaaaaaaaatgtcaaaataaaatgaaatcaaacaacgtgatcaatgaaaaaaaaaacgaattgaaattgaaattatgaaaaaaaaaattttcttttttttcgattttgatcatttataaACTGAATTTATATAATTCGAGTTCAATTGTGGAAGTGATaatcaatcacacacacacacaatcgaCGTAtttattccaatttttttttgtttgtttcccATAATTATTACTATGAAAATATATACATAActgatatatatattatattagtATATTGGTATATAAATCTGTGCAAAAATACACGCTAAAAATGAACGCTATtggaaaaaacattcaatcaatgcACCTAatagccacacacacacacacacacacacacacacaaaatggaGTGTAATaaacgacatcatcatcatcatcattatcatcatctgcaaaatttatttaacaaaagtagaaaaaaaaatttacaggaaatcaagttttttattattattcaaaaacgaaacaaaaaaaaagttgtttgCTCGACAAATCAATATCCTGGATTTCCTTTTTTgcgatcataatcatcacacaTCAATATATCAACCAAAACATTGTATGGATGATCTGCCAGTTTGTTGTGTTTAGTTGGCCAaagttttgtatttttttttttaattttgtaaatttaattgtaaagtgaaattttttttttttgcatttcttgaaaaaataaaataatttccgTTTCAgtcatcaattgttttgatcatttaatCGATGTTGGGCTacgtttgattgattgatttttttttctttgtaatTCGTTATAATCAATTAGTGATAATTGTGATTCTAATTCTGTGCATGtgtttgtggtttttttttaaattaatgtGTCTTGTTATgtaaacaaaatgttttcattcgtcatcaacaacaacaacaacaattatcattatgtaaggcaaacaactacaacaacaacaaacaatctaaatcgacaacaacaacaacaaaaaaaacgaataataatgatcaataaaatgtttgaaatgttAATCATAATATTATCGTTGTTTATCAAcgaattatcattaatacaATCATTAGAATTACGTGCCAATTGTGGTTTTCCTGGTAAACCATATCGGTCAAAAATTATACCTGAAGAAAAATCTGTATATGAAGAAGGTGAAACAGTATCATTTCAATGTAGTGATTATTGGTCACCACCACAGATGCGTAAATGTGTCAATGGTGTATGGGTTGGACCACCAGCACGTTGTGGtgattttttgaataatgtCGTATTGAATGATGCTAAATTGTTGGACATGTCATTTGGATTAccgattgaaaaatttcattatcgtAATATAAATCTAACAAAAATGGAGAAACATCttccaaattcatttttagcACAACGATATCCTGATCACAAATTACGTGTGACCAATGATCATGAATTTATGtggaaattaaatttcactAGACCAGCAGTGAAATTATTTGTTCGtgttaattttaatttcatcaatttcacaTTATTAGATCAGGCGatcaagaataatttttcattctatatTGATGTCGAAATCAGTCCATATAGAACATGTAATTTGGATTATCAAAACAGTAATGCATGGCGTGATAATGGTAATCGTATTGATTCATATTTCACTTGTGAAGCACATTCCTATCAAGATCTTGAACGTGATCTAGATACTCCAAATAATTATATGATAATGCGCACAAAAAGTTCACATAATCTTCCACATGAACTGGCCGCAATATTTTTCGGTAGTGTTTATGGCAATGAAAGTGATCCAATATGCGGTGAACCAGAAACAGATTTTGGTCAAACTTATCGTGTGCGGCAAGAATATCGTAATtacattattgattgtttggACAATCAATGGAAAGATGTAACAccgaataaatataaaaattttgtcaatcatcaaaaatgtaTTGGTGATATGATTTGGAATGGAACAAAACCACGTTGTACACCGATACGTAATTGTCCTATagagaaaataatgaaaaataatcgtcgaaatttcaatgaaaatgatacgGAAAAAGATCCATTAGTTGTCGATGCTATATTAGGATAttataatttcattgaaaatcaaactaTTTACGCTATTGATGGTACAGAAATTGTTTATGCATGTGCATCGGTCGATTATATATTGGTTGGTAAGGATACACGCACTTGTAAACGTGATATGACATGGTCCGGTACGGAACCGGTTTGTAAATGTaagtaaaaaattttaccacAATTTCTTGTCATCGTTTTTcctttttgtaatttttttttttttttggtgaagaTATAAAaccaacaaatgaaattgttgaatcaCCAAATTATCTgatcgtaatcatcatctgtatGGGAACATTATTGTTTCTAATTTTATTTGCATCATTcctgttatttttattctatacAAAACATATAAAAATTACTAAAAAAAGCGACAAATCTagtaatggtgatgaatccACACATAATGAATGGCAAggtgaaaattattatgataatattgaaatgaatttcaatcaaactgGATTGGGTGCATTGGGTTTAAatattgttggtggtggtggtggcggtggtggtggcgttggtggtggtagtaatACCGGTATTAGTGGTGGTAAATCgaatgatgttttttatgATATTTATGAAACAGTCGATAGTAATAAAGGtgataatagtaataataataataacactgCTACCAATCTAATACGTTATGCTGAAccgaatcaatatttttatggtactgaacaatcattattgaatcataatttaaataatatgaataatttgaataatcaaaaagaaaatgactATATTCGTATGTATGGATCTGGATTAAAAGTACATGAAACTGGTATTGTAACGCCAATCACTGCTAGTAATACGCCAATCACAtctaatattaataatagtaataataataatggatcaaATACAACCAATACACcgataacatcatcaacaacaacatcaccGAATACGGGCATTATCATcagtggtggcggtggtggtagtggtggcgGCGGCGGTGGTGTTGGTGCTGGTGGCGGTGTTAATAATGGTAattcaacaccatcatcaatacatcattcatcatcgattcgaTCATCGAAACAGATGAAAAATCGTGAACCATCTTATTTGGAAGTGATgcaatgaacaagaaaacaaaatcaagaGATATGAGCAAAAACACAATCTTTAaacacaaacagaaaaataggacaccaatcaaccaaccaaccaacc from Dermatophagoides farinae isolate YC_2012a chromosome 5, ASM2471394v1, whole genome shotgun sequence includes:
- the LOC124499321 gene encoding 2-oxoadipate dehydrogenase complex component E1, translated to MWPQLSSLTSSRLIVHQISRRFYHPVKGIFGNTQPYRLNIDEWSQNQQVDNGLPLSYSMVKQAFQKRGHLLCQLDPLSLANLTDVDPITDSNNNDFHQFTQKLSPILGVNLEKFLDSEPVASSVDKKEFIHHLFNMYCRNIGFEFDHVLSFDEKTWFAKQIEREHENPLPFDNTELVAKDLLITEALDHFLARKFQSVKRYGCEGAETMIIFIDELLRLLQQNDQSENGDFMNELIIGMPHRGRLNLLVNKLQYPAKALFHKLSGRDEFDFQYNNRKSSTMIIGDVLSHLYTQIEFEKNLVATLLPNPSHLEVVAPMVCGYSRGQMMHKRIGPYSWNTDDVSKFSNILPLQIHGDASFTGQGIIMETLALANVEHYMTNGSIHLVVNNQVGYTTPGRMYQSRSSLYCTDPLKMINAPIIHVNGDHPDLVARAARLAYNYRQKFRKDVAINLVCYRRWGHNELDDPTFTNPKMYEKIHSRKSIPRSYAEKIEMSQEKITAIIDEYNQMLNDSLTNVNEYKPPSVPVIISNAKSLWKDVQWPSSDHITRWDTSVPEALLKHIGRVSTQSPNDWNLHKTLKKVFDDRSARFNSGKNLDWSLAETLAFGSLLYQGYDVRISGQDVGRGTFSQRHCMIVDQSTNDVHVPLNDLANEHQDYLPWKNDNIGQLEVCNSILSEEAVMAYEYGLSLTTSNVLAIWEAQFGDFFNGAQTIIDTLVSSGEGKWLLQSSLTLLLPNGYDGAGPEHTSARLERFLQISNSSETEIDSDNVNWSIIYPTTPAQYFHSLRRQMIRPYRKPLVVMGPKMLLRHPRCQSNIEDLSMERSHFAPVLDDPVHYMPTHCFQIDPIDMKNTVSNVKSIIFCSGKHYYTLEKQRQHLFGDDQSKLSSIAIVRIEELCPFPAAELVAILKRYPNAKNLIWSQEEHRNMGAWTFIRPRFQNILHQTKLQYVGRGHLEAPAVGLASVHRKEIDTILTQTFDLCQLSAK
- the LOC124499322 gene encoding uncharacterized protein LOC124499322, giving the protein MFSFVINNNNNNYHYVRQTTTTTTNNLNRQQQQQKKRIIMINKMFEMLIIILSLFINELSLIQSLELRANCGFPGKPYRSKIIPEEKSVYEEGETVSFQCSDYWSPPQMRKCVNGVWVGPPARCGDFLNNVVLNDAKLLDMSFGLPIEKFHYRNINLTKMEKHLPNSFLAQRYPDHKLRVTNDHEFMWKLNFTRPAVKLFVRVNFNFINFTLLDQAIKNNFSFYIDVEISPYRTCNLDYQNSNAWRDNGNRIDSYFTCEAHSYQDLERDLDTPNNYMIMRTKSSHNLPHELAAIFFGSVYGNESDPICGEPETDFGQTYRVRQEYRNYIIDCLDNQWKDVTPNKYKNFVNHQKCIGDMIWNGTKPRCTPIRNCPIEKIMKNNRRNFNENDTEKDPLVVDAILGYYNFIENQTIYAIDGTEIVYACASVDYILVGKDTRTCKRDMTWSGTEPVCKYIKPTNEIVESPNYLIVIIICMGTLLFLILFASFLLFLFYTKHIKITKKSDKSSNGDESTHNEWQGENYYDNIEMNFNQTGLGALGLNIVGGGGGGGGGVGGGSNTGISGGKSNDVFYDIYETVDSNKGDNSNNNNNTATNLIRYAEPNQYFYGTEQSLLNHNLNNMNNLNNQKENDYIRMYGSGLKVHETGIVTPITASNTPITSNINNSNNNNGSNTTNTPITSSTTTSPNTGIIISGGGGGSGGGGGGVGAGGGVNNGNSTPSSIHHSSSIRSSKQMKNREPSYLEVMQ